Proteins encoded in a region of the Flammeovirga yaeyamensis genome:
- a CDS encoding KTSC domain-containing protein, with amino-acid sequence MREVLVEKIVPKKSSLIEFLIYNKQDNILQVSYKRGKHSGKVITYRDFPADSFDMIITSESQGRTLLRELKRYKKEKDSFFKFFINLFTKNNKIPY; translated from the coding sequence ATGAGAGAAGTTCTCGTAGAGAAAATAGTACCTAAAAAATCCTCTTTAATTGAGTTTTTGATCTATAATAAACAAGACAATATTCTTCAAGTTTCATACAAAAGAGGAAAACACTCAGGAAAAGTAATTACTTATAGAGATTTTCCTGCTGATTCTTTTGATATGATTATCACATCTGAATCTCAAGGTAGAACACTACTAAGAGAATTAAAGCGATACAAAAAAGAAAAAGATTCTTTCTTTAAGTTTTTTATTAATCTCTTTACCAAGAATAATAAAATACCTTATTAA
- a CDS encoding 3-deoxy-D-manno-octulosonic acid transferase → MIQEQLYNMGNVAFGGAMKIASFLHPKAKLFIDGRKGLLSKISSDFKNNTRPVAWFHCASLGEFEQGRPVIEAFRTVFTDYLIVLTFYSPSGYEVQKEYDQADFVYYLPIDTKSNATKFVETIQPKIAFFVKYEFWHNYLNALKKNSSRIISFSTIFRPDQAFFKKGGGFQQNMLKKFDFFFTQDQRSFDLLSQININSKEIAGDTRFDRVAEICASPKQIPLAQQFSEGNQVAVVGSSWPLDIEALSKSVNSISSLKWIIAPHEISDKKIQFIIDTFSSRKCIRYSKATTENINQYDILIIDNIGMLSSLYQFADFAYVGGAFKEGLHNILEPATFGIPIVIGAEFSKFIEAIALVERKGVISIQSSEECLSIIKKLVDDVEFRTTTGRITKQYVNENLGSTEKIISYCQKIISENQ, encoded by the coding sequence ATGATACAAGAACAGCTTTATAATATGGGCAATGTTGCCTTCGGTGGTGCTATGAAAATTGCATCTTTTCTTCATCCAAAAGCCAAATTATTTATTGATGGAAGGAAAGGTTTACTATCAAAAATATCTTCCGATTTTAAGAATAACACACGTCCAGTAGCATGGTTTCATTGTGCATCCCTAGGCGAATTTGAGCAAGGGCGTCCTGTTATCGAAGCTTTTAGAACTGTATTTACCGATTATCTAATTGTACTCACATTCTATTCACCTAGTGGATATGAAGTTCAAAAAGAGTATGATCAAGCTGATTTTGTATATTACTTACCAATAGACACCAAATCTAACGCGACAAAATTTGTCGAAACTATTCAACCTAAAATTGCATTCTTTGTCAAATATGAATTTTGGCATAACTACTTGAATGCATTAAAAAAGAATTCATCCAGAATAATATCCTTCTCGACGATTTTTCGTCCTGATCAAGCTTTCTTTAAGAAAGGGGGAGGATTTCAACAAAATATGCTAAAGAAGTTTGACTTCTTTTTTACTCAAGATCAGCGTTCATTTGATCTGTTGAGTCAGATCAATATTAATAGTAAAGAGATAGCTGGCGACACTCGCTTTGATCGTGTTGCCGAAATCTGTGCGTCTCCTAAACAAATACCCTTAGCCCAACAATTTTCGGAAGGAAATCAAGTGGCCGTTGTGGGAAGTAGTTGGCCTCTTGACATCGAAGCACTGAGCAAAAGTGTCAATAGTATTTCTTCTCTAAAATGGATCATCGCTCCTCATGAAATATCCGATAAAAAAATCCAATTTATTATAGATACATTTTCTAGTAGAAAGTGTATTCGTTATTCAAAAGCAACAACTGAAAATATAAATCAGTACGATATTCTAATTATCGATAATATTGGAATGTTGTCATCCTTGTATCAGTTTGCCGATTTTGCCTATGTTGGTGGAGCATTCAAAGAAGGTTTACACAATATTTTAGAGCCTGCTACATTTGGTATTCCTATTGTTATTGGTGCAGAATTCAGTAAATTTATTGAGGCGATAGCGCTAGTAGAAAGGAAAGGAGTGATAAGTATACAATCCTCTGAAGAATGTCTGTCTATTATCAAAAAGTTAGTAGATGATGTTGAGTTTAGAACTACTACCGGCAGAATTACCAAACAATATGTTAATGAGAATTTAGGCAGTACTGAAAAAATTATCAGTTATTGTCAAAAGATTATTTCAGAAAATCAATAA
- a CDS encoding RNA polymerase sigma factor — protein MTAIEFNHKLQYLIPALEPFAYKLTKDTANAKDLIQETMLKAFSNKEKFMVGTNMKAWVFTIMRNTFLTNYQKNARQKTFIDTSDNLHFINSTSTKQENKAMGQFAMDDIQTAIENLDDTYSEPFMMYFRGFKYHEISDRLNIPIGTVKNRIFLARKELKEVLAVYADRY, from the coding sequence ATGACAGCTATAGAATTCAATCACAAATTGCAGTATTTAATCCCAGCATTGGAGCCATTCGCTTACAAACTGACAAAGGACACTGCGAATGCAAAAGATCTAATTCAGGAGACAATGCTTAAAGCTTTCTCTAATAAGGAGAAGTTTATGGTAGGTACAAACATGAAAGCATGGGTATTTACTATCATGAGAAACACATTCTTAACGAATTACCAAAAAAATGCACGTCAGAAAACGTTTATTGATACTTCTGATAATCTGCATTTTATCAATAGCACTTCTACAAAACAAGAAAATAAAGCTATGGGTCAGTTTGCAATGGATGATATCCAAACGGCTATTGAGAATTTAGATGATACGTACTCTGAACCATTCATGATGTATTTTAGAGGATTTAAATACCATGAAATTTCAGATAGATTAAACATTCCAATTGGTACAGTAAAAAACAGAATCTTTTTAGCTAGAAAAGAATTAAAAGAGGTATTAGCAGTGTACGCTGATAGATATTAA
- the rsgA gene encoding ribosome small subunit-dependent GTPase A encodes MAKKGKKKNKEKEVSGDVKVGIITKSTGLWYEVEDKETRQFFKGRLRGKLKLKGMKVTNPVAVGDFVNYTLEDEVENTVIIHDIIDRKNIILRQSTRKKWHGHIIAANIDQAILIATLALPKTSLGFIDRFLVAAESYDVPTYIVFNKDDLLEDEDREYLDYLKSIYEPLGYKCLRVSATENQNLQELNEIIKDKTSLLVGHSGVGKSTLLNKLASKMHQKTDEISLFAMKGKHTTTFAEMFTLAEQNGHLIDTPGIKELGIMGIEENEIGHFFPEIREVMNECKYNNCTHVHEPQCAVRDLVDEGKIATSRYLSYLSMLEGDDNRK; translated from the coding sequence ATGGCAAAAAAAGGGAAGAAAAAAAATAAAGAAAAAGAGGTTAGTGGAGATGTTAAAGTAGGAATCATTACCAAATCTACTGGCTTATGGTATGAAGTTGAGGATAAGGAAACTCGACAATTCTTTAAAGGTCGCCTTAGAGGAAAATTAAAACTCAAAGGTATGAAAGTGACTAACCCTGTTGCTGTTGGTGATTTTGTGAATTACACATTAGAAGATGAAGTTGAAAATACGGTAATCATTCATGATATTATCGATAGAAAGAACATTATTCTAAGACAGTCTACCCGTAAAAAATGGCACGGCCATATTATCGCTGCCAATATTGATCAAGCTATCTTAATTGCCACACTTGCCCTTCCCAAAACCTCTCTTGGTTTTATAGATCGTTTTCTAGTAGCAGCAGAATCTTATGATGTTCCTACCTATATTGTTTTCAATAAAGATGATTTATTGGAGGATGAGGACAGGGAATATTTAGACTACCTAAAATCAATCTATGAACCACTAGGTTACAAATGCTTACGTGTTTCAGCGACCGAAAATCAGAACCTTCAAGAGCTAAATGAAATCATAAAAGATAAAACTTCGCTATTGGTTGGTCATTCTGGTGTAGGAAAATCTACTCTTTTGAATAAATTGGCATCAAAAATGCATCAAAAAACTGATGAGATCTCTTTATTCGCCATGAAAGGTAAACATACTACTACTTTCGCCGAAATGTTCACCCTTGCAGAACAAAATGGTCATTTAATAGATACCCCGGGCATTAAAGAACTTGGTATCATGGGAATAGAAGAAAATGAAATTGGTCATTTTTTCCCTGAAATTCGTGAGGTAATGAATGAATGCAAATACAATAATTGTACTCACGTTCATGAACCACAGTGTGCAGTCAGAGATTTAGTCGACGAAGGAAAAATTGCCACTTCACGCTACTTAAGTTATTTAAGTATGTTAGAAGGTGATGATAATAGAAAATAA